The proteins below come from a single Branchiostoma floridae strain S238N-H82 chromosome 5, Bfl_VNyyK, whole genome shotgun sequence genomic window:
- the LOC118416308 gene encoding uncharacterized protein LOC118416308 → MSLYTFSPKMEIRDLIFNGTGSNKDNWFSKSRLISSPWTDLKTEQTNYFSIAGSAHPHSSRRYYRRFFINRNYGGCPADRGWLVVLDGYSNYCLWERRNSGNPRILFSKLPTNVNFERDRANVGIADVMAIFIKTCDD, encoded by the exons ATGTCCCTGTACACGTTCAGTCCCAAAATGGAAATCCGTGACCTCATCTTCAACGGGACGGGGAGTAACAAGGACAACTGGTTCTCCAAGAGCCGCCTCATCTCCTCGCCTTGGACGGACCTGAAGACAGAGCAAACCAACTACTTTTCCATCGCAGGGAGCGCACATCCACATAGCTCGAGGCGCTACTATAG GCGATTCTTCATCAACCGGAACTACGGAGGCTGTCCAGCTGACCGTGGTTGGCTGGTCGTCCTTGATGGATACTCGAACTATTGTCTGTGGGAGAGGAGGAACAGCGGCAACCCGCGGATCCTGTTTTCCAAGCTGCCTACCAACGTCAATTTCGAGCGAG ATCGGGCAAACGTCGGTATAGCTGACGTCATGGCCATCTTCATCAAGACCTGTGACGACTAG
- the LOC118416927 gene encoding uncharacterized protein LOC118416927: protein MAITVQMIVLLVFCIWGDHTAAQRITLPYHPGSCCFGGESGSNADTVGLQRRVADLEARQAQMEARQAQLEVSSRQAENTRPCPEPEIPCEWKLVFKIQAKAGPDIYPLWSSASVPANQPDDPSLSTGHYISRDVGMWESLDIKKVKVSLYTFSPNMETRDLIFNGTGSNKDNWFSKDRLISSPWTDLKTTPIDENGYVFSIVGHVYHGLHFRRFFINRSFLPLGCPNDRGWMVVLDQNSRFCPWERGTGNPRILFSKLTTHVYFETDRANVGQADVMAIFIKTCDD from the exons ATGGCCATTACAGTACAGATGATTGTTCTGCTGGTTTTCTGCATCTGGGGCGACCACACCGCCGCACAGAGAATCACGCTACCTTACCATCCCGGGTCGTGCTGCTTTGGAGGAGAGTCCGGATCCAACGCCGACACCGTCGGGCTGCAGCGGAGGGTGGCTGACTTGGAGGCAAGGCAAGCACAAATGGAGGCACGGCAAGCCCAGCTGGAAGTGAGCTCGAGGCAGGCTGAGAACACACGCCCGTGTCCGGAGCCCGAGATAC CGTGTGAGTGGAAACTGGTGTTCAAGATCCAAGCCAAGGCGGGTCCGGACATCTACCCTCTCTGGAGTTCCGCCTCCGTCCCGGCCAACCAGCCCGACGATCCGAGTCTGTCGACTGGTCACTACATAAGCAGGGACGTCGGGATGTGGGAATCACTGGACATTAAGAAG GTGAAGGTGTCCCTGTACACGTTCAGCCCAAATATGGAAACCCGTGACCTCATCTTCAACGGGACGGGGAGTAACAAGGACAACTGGTTCTCCAAGGACCGCCTCATCTCCTCGCCTTGGACGGACCTAAAGACCACACCCATCGACGAGAATGGCTATGTTTTTTCCATCGTAGGGCACGTGTATCATGGCTTACACTTTAG GCGATTCTTCATCAACCGGAGCTTTCTCCCCTTGGGCTGCCCGAATGACCGCGGCTGGATGGTGGTCCTTGATCAAAACTCGCGCTTTTGTCCCTGGGAGAGAGGGACCGGCAATCCGCGGATCCTGTTTTCCAAGCTGACCACTCATGTCTATTTCGAGACAG ATCGTGCAAATGTGGGCCAAGCTGACGTCATGGCCATCTTCATCAAGACCTGTGACGACTAG